The Lentisphaerota bacterium DNA window CTTCGTGCGCGCGACGCGCCCATAGGATGCGCGTCGCCCGTATGGAATGTGCACAATACTGAATTCAAGGTGCGAGGCAATGAAGTAAAATCGCACCCCGCCGATGACCCAGTAAAAAATATCGCTGTAAAAAATATCGCTTGCGTATCATCGCCGCCTGTGATACTAACTTGCGCACTGGGGTCTTCAAGCAAAGGGGGTGCGCGCATGGCTACACAGACGCACACATCAGCCAATCGACGTGGCGGCTGCCGCAGGATTGCCGCGATTGTTTTTGCGATGATGCTCGCGTCCGGGGCGGCCTTTGGCCGGAACATCCGGGTCAGCAACGTGCGCTGCACAGAGCATCCCGGAGCCCCCGGGCAAAGCGACGTGCAATTCGATTTGGCTTGGGAGGATTCCTGGCGGTCGGAGTCCGTGGAGCCGGCGGAAAGCAACGTCACGGGGAAGGCACTTCCAGTGAAGAACTGGGATGCGGCTTGGGTGTTTGTCAAGTTCCGCGCGACGGGCAGTGCCGACGGTTATTCGCACGCGCGGCTTTCGTTGCAGGCCGCCGATCACGTCTTGGCCGCCGGCGCGGCCGCTTCCGTCGGTCTGACCGATGACCGGGGCGTCGGTGTGTTTGTCTACCGCGCGGAGGCGGGGCGCGGCAAGAACGATTGGAAGGGCCTCAGTGTGCGCTGGTTGCACGGCGAGGACGGCGTGGCCGCCGTGGCGGCGGTCGAAATTAAGGTGTACGCGATCGAGATGGTCTATGTGGATCAGGGCGCGTTCGCTGTTGGCAACACGGGGCCTGAACTCAGCAAGCTGAATCTGACGGTGATCACACAGACAAATCCGACGATGGCGGGGGGGCGCCCGGTCGGCATCGCCGAGCCCGATTACCCCGCTTGGCCCAATGGCTATGCTGCCTTTTACTGCATGAAGTATGAAATCTCGCAGGGCGAGTATGCCGCGTTCCTCAACGCGCTGCCGCGGGATGCGTGCGGCAGGACCGCGAGCCTGACCGATTCCAGTGCGCTCTATTACGCCCCTGCGGCACCGGTGTCGCGCTACTCCCTGACGGGTGACTGGCCAAACATCGCCGCGTCAAAACCGGGAGTGGCGTGCAATTTCCTCTCCTGGTTTGACGGCGTGAAGTATGCGGCGTGGGCGGGGCTGCGGCCGATGACCGAGATGGAATTTGAGAAGGCGTGTCGCGGGCCGCTCAATCCCGTTCCGGGCGAATACGCGTGGGGAACGGCCGATATTGCTGGAACCGATTTTCCGGTCCCCTCGACCGATGGTTATGCGCTCCAGTCGGACGGCGGACCGGATGAATCCGTCACGTGGGTCGGCGCCAACGGCCCTGGCGGGACGGTTGGTAACGCGGTGTGGAGCGGGACCGTGCGGCGCGAGAGTGATGCGATGTTCGCCGTCAACACGATCAACGGTCCGCTGCGCGTCGGCATCTTCGCGAAGGAGGGGAACACGCGGGTCCTCTCCGGGGCGTCGTATTGGGGCATTCTGGAACTGAGCGGCAACCTCTGTGAGCGCGTCGTGACCATTGGCAATAGGCAGGGGCGCGGTTTTCAGGGGTCGCACGGCACGGGAACCGTGTCAGTCCCGCTGGATTGGCCTTCCAGTTCGGCCGATGGAACAGGGCTTCGTGGAGGCAGTTGGTTCTCCTGGGATCTGCGCGTTTCCGAACGCAATGCGGCCTCGCTTCGGGTTCCGGAACGGAAGGCCGAAACCGGCATGCGTGCCGTGCGCACGGCGCCATAATCGAAACAGACCGGAGCATGGCATGTGGCACAGGATTGGGGCGGTGGCGATCGCGTTCGTTGTGGCGGCAGAGGCTCAGATGATCGGTCCGGGCGCGGGTCGGGAGGCCAATCGGGAGGCGGTCAAGCGCTGGACGGAATCGCAGCGCAAGGAGGAGCCCGCAACCCGGCGCGTGTGGCCCGGCGTCGTGGCCGATACGGCGGCCCGGACGGTGACGGCCGTCATTGAGGCGGTGGGGGATCGGGGCGTCCGCTATCCCACCGAGTTCATCGTGGTCGGCGAAACCAGCGCGAAGGACTACGAAGCGCTGGCTGTGCTGCTAGCCAAGCCTTCCGACGTGGCGCGTGGGCTTGAGGCGATCGGGATGCCGCGCGGCCGGCCGATACAGCCCCAGGCCTTCTGTTTCTGGCCTCGCGGCGAACGGGTCTCGCTCGCGATCCGGCCGTTTGCGGGGGGGGCTGAGCGGCCGATCGGCGCGTTCGTGTCAGACCAGCAGGCGGGCCAGGGGATGACGAATGTTTTCATTTATGTGGGATCGGTGTGGCACGATGACGGCACCTGCGAGGCGGATGCCCCTTCCCCGGGTTCGGTCGTTTCGACGTACAATGAGCCCGCGACGGTGCTTGATGCGCCGCGCCTGATTTCGCAGAACGCGGCCTACGGACGGTATGTGATCAACCCCGGGGTGATGGACAAAGAGTCGCTGTGGTGCCTGGTGCTTCGGCCTGAGCGGGCGGCGGACGCGCCGCCGCGCGTGGCGCCGGTCGAAGTGACGGTGCAGCCGCGCGCCGGCTTGGACACGCCTCCCGCCGGCGTCGCAGACCTCGAATGGGTGCTGCAGGAGCCGGGCGGCGGCGGGGTGACCAACGCGGCCGATGTGGCGGTGAAGGGATTGATGACGCGGGTCCAGTCGGGGCGCGAGCCGCACGTGGCTTGGCGGTTTGATGACCGGCTGACCGTGAAGGCCATGACCGAGCTGGCCCCCGTGATCGCCGCCATCGAGGGCGAGGACGGCATCCGCGTCGAGGGCCCGCCCGACGGCCAGCTCTATTACAAGGCGTACCAGCCGAGACCGGAATGGCGCACGCGCGAGAAACGGCTCATGCAACCGTACGAACTGCGGATCGAGCGCGACGGCGAGACCGGCTGGCGGAAAACCTTTGTCCACATTCACGAAGACTGGAACGACGAGACGAGCTTGGATCCAAAACTCACGGTCCGGCCGTCTCCGCTGCAGAACTGGGACGAGTTGGTCGAGCATGTTGAGAGACTCGGCCGGGGGCAGGGCGTGCTGCTTGTCTTTGCCCCGGCTGACGCACCGCTCTCGGTCTTCATGGAGGGCGTCCGCCGGGTGAAGAAAACCCTGCCGACGGTGTATGTGTTTGCGGAATAGCGCGATTTCTTCGGGAGTGAGTTGCACGATAAACGCACGTAAGACACTCAAGACGGTTGTAGCCGGCCACGTTTGCCTGGACATCATTCCGCAATTTCTGCAATCGGTGTCGCGGCTTGACGAGCTGGTTCAGCCTGGAAAGCTGGTTCAACTGGGTCCCGCCGTGGTTGGCACCGGCGGGGCGGTCGCTAACACCGGCCTCGCCCTTCATCGCCTGGGTTTGCCCGTGACGCTGATGGGTAAGGTCGGCGACGATGCCTTTGGCCACGCCATTCTAGACGTGTTCCGGGGCCACGATCCCGCTCTGGTGCGGACGATGATCGTCGATCCGAACGTCGCCACCTCCTACACGGTGGTGATCAATTTGCCGGGAATTGACCGGAGCTTTCTCCATTGCCCCGGGGCGAACGACACCTTCGCCGCCGCAGACGTCAGGCCGGATCTTCTGCACGGCATGGATCTGTTCCACTTCGGCTATCCGCCGTTGATGAGGCGGATGTACGCCGAGGCAGGGGAGTTGCGCCGGATGATCGAGTCCGTCAAAGCGGCCGGGCTAACCACCTCCCTGGATATGGCGCTGCCCGATCCAGCCTCGCCTGCTGGACAGACCGACTGGAGCGCGATTCTGACCGACTGCCTGCCCGTGGTCGACGTGTTCATGCCGAGCTTGGACGAGATCGTCCACATGCTCGATCCGCGCGAAGGCGAACGCATCCGCAGGCGCGCCGCCGATGGCATCGCACTCGGCGGTATGACGCCCGCCGGCGTGCGTGAGGTGGCCGAACGTCTGATTGGCATGGGCGTTGCCGCCGTGATGATCAAGCTGGGCAACCAAGGGGCCTACCTGCGCGTGACCTCCGATCGGGCGCGCCTGGCGCGCAGTGGCCGAGCCGCCGCGACGCTGCAGGGCTGGGCGGGGGCCGATTTTCACGCGCCCTGTTTCGCCGCTCGGGTCGCGGGCACCACCGGTTCCGGTGACTGCGCGATTGCCGGGCTGCTGGCTTCGCTGGCGCAGGGCCTGGGTGCGGCCGAAGCGGTTCGCATGGCGGTCGCGGTTGGCTCGGCCAGTGTGGAGACACCCGACGCCATCAGCGGCGTGCCGGCGTGGGATACGCTGCTGGCTCGTGTGGCCGATGGCTGGGCGCGGGACCGCCCCAAGGTTCTATTCGCGCACACGGCGTGAGCAGTATTTATCCTAAGAACGCATCTGTGTTCAGGATTGCGGTGCCGTTGCATCCGCCGGCGAGAAAGGCGCACAGCGTTTCGACACAGCCCTTGAAACTGATCCGCAAGACATTTCCGGTAGGTACATGGCCTTCCATACCCCGCGCTACACGAAGGCCTCGCTACAGATGATTTGAGGAATCGCCCTGTCGGACATGGCGAGACTGCGGTGGGCGGCAGCGTCCTTCAAGTTGTGCTGGTCGTAGATGCGGATTAGGTTCTTGAGGAGCCCTTCGCCTGTGACGGAGTTCCGGCGCAACTGGTTCAGTTCTCGCTTCACCGCGCCGGTGAGTGGTCCCCTGAAGACCTTCTCCAGAACATTGACGTTCTGCTTGATGTCCTCGTCCTGGTTGGCTTCAAACATGATTCTCATTTCCCGTAACACATAAAGTTGGCCGTGGGTCAGGTTCGCCGTGTAGGTTCGTTCGGCCTCGCGGTGCCGAACATCCTCCGCGAACTTACGCTGAATCGCCATGACGGCCTTGTTGTAACCTTTCGGCAACGGTGCGGCCTTGGCGTCGGGTGCGCACTTAACCGCGCAGACCACTTTGGGCACGTCCCGCGAGATTACTTCGCTCTTCTCGTCGAGCAGGAACAACTGCTGAAAACGCCCTGCCTGACAGAAGACGTACAGGCCGCGTTGCAGGGATGGCCTCGCCGTCCTGATCCCGTCGCGCAGACTGGCAATCCGTTCGTATTCGCCGGGGTTGTCCTTCCGTAACTGGCGCAAGATCTCCTCGGCTTCGTTCAGGTCAAGGAACTCGTCGTCCGCGCCCCCCCACAGGTCCAGTTGGACCGGAGCACCGCCCCGCATCTCGTAGATGGCGTACATGGCGTCTGGGTTCAGTTTCTCTGTCCGGTCAAGAATCTCGGAATCCTCGCCGATGGTGTCGTGGATTTCCTGAATGCGGTTGTGCAGTTTCTCCTTGAGGCCGAGATTCTTGTCGAGCTTGGTTTCAGGCAGGAAGTTGAACCCGAAAATGAGTTCGTGTTCCGACCCGATACGGTCAATGCGCCCGAAACGCTGAATCAGCCGGA harbors:
- a CDS encoding formylglycine-generating enzyme family protein, translating into MATQTHTSANRRGGCRRIAAIVFAMMLASGAAFGRNIRVSNVRCTEHPGAPGQSDVQFDLAWEDSWRSESVEPAESNVTGKALPVKNWDAAWVFVKFRATGSADGYSHARLSLQAADHVLAAGAAASVGLTDDRGVGVFVYRAEAGRGKNDWKGLSVRWLHGEDGVAAVAAVEIKVYAIEMVYVDQGAFAVGNTGPELSKLNLTVITQTNPTMAGGRPVGIAEPDYPAWPNGYAAFYCMKYEISQGEYAAFLNALPRDACGRTASLTDSSALYYAPAAPVSRYSLTGDWPNIAASKPGVACNFLSWFDGVKYAAWAGLRPMTEMEFEKACRGPLNPVPGEYAWGTADIAGTDFPVPSTDGYALQSDGGPDESVTWVGANGPGGTVGNAVWSGTVRRESDAMFAVNTINGPLRVGIFAKEGNTRVLSGASYWGILELSGNLCERVVTIGNRQGRGFQGSHGTGTVSVPLDWPSSSADGTGLRGGSWFSWDLRVSERNAASLRVPERKAETGMRAVRTAP
- a CDS encoding carbohydrate kinase family protein, whose amino-acid sequence is MCLRNSAISSGVSCTINARKTLKTVVAGHVCLDIIPQFLQSVSRLDELVQPGKLVQLGPAVVGTGGAVANTGLALHRLGLPVTLMGKVGDDAFGHAILDVFRGHDPALVRTMIVDPNVATSYTVVINLPGIDRSFLHCPGANDTFAAADVRPDLLHGMDLFHFGYPPLMRRMYAEAGELRRMIESVKAAGLTTSLDMALPDPASPAGQTDWSAILTDCLPVVDVFMPSLDEIVHMLDPREGERIRRRAADGIALGGMTPAGVREVAERLIGMGVAAVMIKLGNQGAYLRVTSDRARLARSGRAAATLQGWAGADFHAPCFAARVAGTTGSGDCAIAGLLASLAQGLGAAEAVRMAVAVGSASVETPDAISGVPAWDTLLARVADGWARDRPKVLFAHTA